The Geothrix sp. genome window below encodes:
- a CDS encoding succinate dehydrogenase/fumarate reductase iron-sulfur subunit, giving the protein MSKHLNLTLHVWRQKNAKCDGKFVEYPAENISPDMSFLEMLDIVNEGLIRKGEEPITFDHDCREGICGTCSMVINGRPHGPRERTTTCQLHMRSFKDGDSVTIEPWRAEAFPVIKDLMVDRGAFDRIIAAGGFISVPTGSPQDANALPIPKEKAELSMDAAACIGCGACVAACPNASAMLFLSAKVTHLGLLPQGQPERYIRVRDMVAQMDAEQFGTCTNHGECEAACPKGIKMENIARMNRDFIKASLTYRPATTSGGAG; this is encoded by the coding sequence ATGTCCAAGCACCTCAATCTCACCCTCCATGTGTGGCGGCAGAAGAACGCCAAGTGCGACGGCAAGTTCGTCGAGTACCCCGCCGAGAACATCAGCCCCGACATGTCCTTCCTGGAGATGCTCGACATCGTGAACGAGGGTCTCATCCGCAAGGGCGAGGAACCCATCACCTTCGACCACGACTGCCGCGAAGGCATCTGCGGAACCTGCAGCATGGTGATCAACGGGCGCCCCCACGGCCCCCGCGAGCGCACCACCACCTGCCAGCTGCACATGCGCAGCTTCAAGGACGGCGATAGCGTCACCATCGAGCCCTGGCGCGCTGAGGCGTTCCCCGTCATCAAGGATCTGATGGTGGACCGTGGCGCCTTCGACCGCATCATCGCGGCCGGCGGCTTCATCAGCGTGCCCACCGGCTCGCCCCAGGATGCCAATGCCCTGCCGATCCCCAAGGAGAAGGCCGAGCTCTCCATGGACGCTGCCGCCTGCATCGGGTGCGGCGCCTGCGTGGCCGCCTGCCCCAATGCCAGCGCCATGCTGTTCCTGTCCGCCAAGGTCACCCACCTGGGCCTGCTGCCCCAGGGCCAGCCCGAACGCTACATCCGCGTTCGCGACATGGTCGCCCAGATGGATGCCGAGCAGTTCGGCACCTGCACCAACCACGGCGAGTGCGAGGCCGCCTGCCCCAAGGGCATCAAGATGGAGAACATCGCGCGCATGAACCGCGACTTCATCAAGGCCAGCCTCACCTATCGTCCCGCCACCACCAGCGGTGGCGCCGGCTGA